Proteins encoded within one genomic window of Brassica rapa cultivar Chiifu-401-42 chromosome A09, CAAS_Brap_v3.01, whole genome shotgun sequence:
- the LOC103839213 gene encoding mitochondrial import receptor subunit TOM9-2 produces the protein MMAKRIGGAGKSRDEDSTILGRISNSDIVSHGRRAAGDAVGVSKKLLWSTGKAAWIAGTTFLILVVPLIIEMDREAQLNEIDLQQASLLGAPAQPMQRGV, from the coding sequence ATGATGGCGAAGAGAATCGGTGGAGCCGGGAAATCTAGGGACGAAGACTCGACCATCTTGGGGAGGATCTCCAACTCCGACATCGTATCTCATGGAAGACGCGCCGCCGGAGATGCCGTCGGAGTATCGAAGAAATTGCTGTGGAGCACCGGAAAAGCGGCGTGGATCGCTGGTACGACGTTTCTCATCCTCGTTGTTCCGTTGATCATCGAGATGGATCGTGAAGCTCAGCTCAACGAGATAGATCTTCAACAGGCTAGCCTCCTCGGAGCTCCGGCCCAACCTATGCAAAGGGGAGTCTAG
- the LOC103839212 gene encoding uncharacterized protein LOC103839212 → MDKQSLKRLQFRTWGKRIGSSTTASVTLGNTEEKTTIVAYAFSCCGKPPRVLVKQFVLRLKSRWRLWRKSNNNNNIQYSYDLRSYHLNFDDGWSRRW, encoded by the coding sequence ATGGACAAACAGAGTTTGAAGAGACTTCAGTTTCGGACATGGGGAAAGCGGATAGGAAGCTCAACCACGGCTTCAGTAACGCTAGGAAACACAGAGGAAAAAACTACGATAGTGGCGTATGCGTTCTCATGTTGTGGGAAACCTCCTCGCGTTCTCGTGAAGCAGTTTGTTTTGAGGTTGAAATCGCGTTGGAGATTGTGGCGGAagagtaataataataacaatattcAGTATAGCTATGATCTCCGGAGCTATCATCTGAACTTCGACGACGGTTGGTCTCGTCGATGGTGA